The following coding sequences lie in one Opisthocomus hoazin isolate bOpiHoa1 chromosome 7, bOpiHoa1.hap1, whole genome shotgun sequence genomic window:
- the ELF5 gene encoding ETS-related transcription factor Elf-5: protein MLESVTQSTFLSDTMVCDPLMSWTELFGTTEDDYTTCDHQKDSYSFWTSIHADYWSKHNVCELLQSCCDQCKIDLNCISFSHFNINSLWLCNMTHSLAAAVICGEYLYFILQNSRMHTLSFFTDEEETKPSNKDCNNLLTELPPDSGVPSSLLTLFCSSVPACVKACVRAGSISGQECHSHGRINLQNSHLWEFVRDLLLSPEENCGILEWEDREQGIFRVVKSEALAKMWGQKKKNDSMTYEKLSRALRYYYKTGILERVDKRLVYKFGKNAHGWQENKI, encoded by the exons ATGCTGGAGTCAGTAACCCAGAGCACGTTTCTGTCAGACACAATGGTTTGTGATCCCCTGATGTCTTGGACAGAGTTATTTGGGACAACCGAAGATGACTATACCACCTGTGATCATCAGAAAG ATTCTTATTCTTTCTGGACATCCATCCATGCAGACTACTGGAGTAAGCACAATGTCTGTGAATTATTGCAGTCTTGCTGTGATCAGTGCAAAATAGATCTCAACTGCATTTCCTTTTCCCACTTTAATATCAACAGCTTATGGTTGTGCAACATGACACACAGCCTAGCTGCTGCAGTCATTTGTGGTGAATACTTGTATTTCATCTTACAGAATAGCAGGATGCACA CCCTTTCGTTTTTTACTgatgaagaagaaacaaagccCTCCAACAAGGACTGTAA TAACCTTTTGACTGAGTTGCCACCAGACTCAGGAGTTCCTTCTTCACTTCTCACGTTATTCTGCAGTTCAGTCCCAGCCTGTGTTAAGGCATGTGTGAGGGCAGGTAGCATCAGTGGCCAAGAATGTCACAGTCATGGTAGAATAA ACTTGCAGAATTCTCATTTGTGGGAATTTGTAAGAgatctgctcctctctcctgaaGAAAACTGTGGCATCCTGGAATGGGAAGACAGGGAACAAGGCATTTTTCGGGTTGTTAAATCAGAAGCTCTGGCAAAGATGTggggacaaaagaagaaaaatgacagcATGACATATGAAAAATTGAGCAGAGCTCTCCG TTACTATTATAAAACTGGCATTTTGGAACGAGTGGACAAAAGACTGGTGTACAAGTTTGGAAAGAATGCCCACGGATGGCAGGAGAACAAGATATGA